A genomic region of Microlunatus sagamiharensis contains the following coding sequences:
- a CDS encoding aspartyl protease family protein, protein MVTPFPWVYPYEEDSARLGVAVLRPVVSVALVGDAGAGAPVYALVDSGCGHTLAAPWLADEIGVDPDDSDRQIVLGLGGENVLVRFLDVRVRLLAPGGDETDFFEWHDEVGFLRSWRPTWPVLLGQVAFMRTFTVTMSRHAQALAVSDRDDFDRRFGVQLAP, encoded by the coding sequence GTGGTAACGCCCTTCCCGTGGGTGTACCCCTATGAGGAAGACAGCGCGCGCCTCGGTGTAGCGGTGCTCCGACCAGTAGTCAGCGTTGCTCTCGTCGGCGACGCCGGCGCAGGAGCGCCTGTCTACGCGCTTGTCGATTCGGGTTGCGGCCACACGCTTGCGGCGCCTTGGTTGGCAGACGAGATCGGAGTAGATCCCGACGACTCGGACAGGCAGATCGTTCTGGGTCTAGGAGGAGAAAACGTTCTCGTTCGGTTCCTGGATGTGCGAGTTCGTCTGCTAGCACCCGGCGGCGATGAGACCGATTTCTTCGAGTGGCATGACGAGGTTGGGTTTCTTCGGAGCTGGAGACCAACTTGGCCCGTGCTTCTAGGTCAAGTGGCTTTCATGAGAACGTTCACGGTCACGATGAGCCGTCACGCACAGGCGCTCGCAGTGAGCGACCGAGATGATTTTGACCGCCGGTTCGGTGTGCAACTAGCACCTTGA